A single Vespula vulgaris chromosome 3, iyVesVulg1.1, whole genome shotgun sequence DNA region contains:
- the LOC127062849 gene encoding platelet binding protein GspB-like isoform X29: MKILVSSLLFLVVSTTALSIQPNRVDLRRNSPINTISKIEASLGIRAQGKGAVNSGQSTAAHGGSSAVVNIGINAGGKGGVNSGKNTGAYAGSNVNAKIGLGAVVGAGVNSGKNTGAYGGSNANAKIGVATAVGAGVNSGKNTGSHGGSNANAKIGVATAVGAGVNSGKNTGSHGGSNANAKIGVATAVGAGVNSGKNTGSHGGSNANAKIGVATAVGAGVNSGKNTGGHGGSNVNAKIGIGAAGGVNARGDSKAGLGIYAGVHGGSHARADLGIKGGINAAGHGRSGSNTGANVNAGINVRTKEGSSAKASIGINAGVNVGAHGRSNAGAKIGINTRVHAGDNRGSKAGANLGISAGLHTRWNLPSQEHNQHKNHHESHLSYIPSFHNLPKLPHIPLPHIPLPHIPLPHIPFPPFHFWSTSTTSTTTEKPCESESTSSSTSKHPIETSSSSASPSSSSPKQPSVAPSSSASPSSFNSEQPSEAPSSSVSPSSESTPCEEPSKAPSSSASPSSSSSEQPSEAPSSSASPSSSSSEQPSAAPSSSASPSSSSSEQPSEAPSSSASPSSSSSEQPSAAPSSSASPSPSSSERPSEEPSSSASPSSSSSEKPSEAPSSPASPSSSSSEQPSEASSSSASPNSESTPCEEPSEAPSSSASPSSTSSEQPSEASSSSASPSSSSSEQPSEAPSSSASPSSSSSEQPSEAPSSSASPSSSSSEQPSEAPSSSASPSPSSSEQPSEAPSSSASPSSSSSEQPSEAPSSSASPSSSSSEQPSEAPSSSASPSPSSSEQPSEAPSSSASPSSSSSEQPSEAPSSSAAPNSESTPCEEPSEAPSSSASPSSTSSEQPSEAPSSSASPSSSSSEQPSEAPSSSASPSSSSSEQPSEAPSSSASPSPSSSEQPSEAPSSSASPSSSSSEQPSEAPSSSAAPNSESTPCEEPSEAPSSSASPSSTSSEQPSEAPSSSASPSSSSSEQPSEAPSSSASPSSSSSEQPSEAPSSSASPSSSSSEQPSEAPSSSASPSSSSSEQPSEAPSSSASPSSSSSEQPSEAPSSSASPSPSSSEQPSEAPSSSASPSSSSSEQPSEAPSSSAAPNSESTPCEEPSEAPSSSASPSSTSSEQLSEAPSSSASPSSSSSEQPSEAPSSSASPSSSSSEQPSEAPSSSASPSSSSSEQPSEAPSSSASPSSSSSEQPSEAPSSSASPSSSSSEQPSEAPSSSASPSPSSSEQPSEAPSSSASPSTSSFEQPSEAPSSSASPSSSSPEQPSEAPSSSASPISESTPCEESSKAPSSSASPSTSSSEQPSEAPSSSTSPSPSSSEQPSEEPSSSTSPSSSSSEQPSVTPSSSASPSSESTPCEDPSEAPSSSASPSSSSSEQPSEAPSSSASPNSSSSEQPSEAPSSSASPSSSSSEQPSEAPSSSASPSSSSSEQPSVAPSSSASPSSSSSEQPSEAPSSSASPSSESTPCEEPSEAPSSSASPSSSSSEQPSEAPSSSASPSSSSSDQPSEAPSSSASPSSSSSEQPSEAPSSSASPSSESTPCEEPSEAPSSSASPSSSSSEQPSEAPSSSASPSSSSSEQPSEAPSSSASPSSSSSEQPSEAPSSSASPSSSSSEQPSEAPSSSASPSPSSSEQPSEAPSSSASPSSSSSEQPSEAPSSSASPSSSSSDQPSEAPSSSASPSSSSSEQPSEAPSSSTSPSSESTPCEEPSEAPSSSASPSSSSSEQPSEAPSSSASPSSSSSEQPSEAPSSSASPSSSSSDQPSEAPSSSASPSSSSSEQPSEAPSSSASPSSESTPCEEPSEAPSSSASPSSSSSEQPSEAPSSSASPSSSSSEQPSEAPSSSASPSSSSSEQPSEAPSSSVSPSSSSSEQPSEAPSSSASPSPSSSEQPSEAPSSSASPSSSSSEQPSEAPSSSASPSPSSSEQPSEAPSSSASPSSSSSEQPSEAPSSSASPSPSSSEQPSEAPSSSASPSSSSSEQPSEAPSSSASPSSSSSEQPSEAPSSSASPSSSSSEQPSEAPSSSASPSSSSSEQPTEAPSSSASPSSSSSEQPSEAPSSSAAPSSSSSEQPSEAPSSSASPSSSSSEQPSEAPSSSASPSSESTPCEEPSEAPSSSASPSSESTPCEEPSEAPSSSASPSSSSSEQPSEAPSSSASPSSSSSEQPSEAPSSSASPTSSSSEQPSVGPSSSPSPSSDSTPCDESSEGPSSSGSPSSSSSPQPSGAPSSSASPSTDSTPWTPSTGVPYHFTNPAGRHCICY; this comes from the exons ATGAAGATACTCGTGTCCTCTCTACTCTTCCTTGTGGTTTCTACCACGGCCCTCTCG ATACAACCAAATCGAGTGGATCTAAGAAGAAATTCAccaataaatacaataagcaAAATTGAAGCAAGTCTAGGAATAAGAGCACAAGGAAAAGGAGCAGTGAATTCAGGACAGAGTACAGCAGCGCATGGAGGATCAAGTGCAGTCGTTAACATAGGAATAAATgcaggaggaaaaggaggagtgAATTCGGGAAAGAATACAGGAGCGTATGCAGGATCAAATGTAAACGCAAAAATAGGATTAGGTGCAGTAGTAGGAGCAGGAGTGAATTCAGGAAAGAATACAGGAGCGTATGGAGGATCAAATGCAAACGCTAAAATAGGAGTAGCTACAGCAGTAGGAGCAGGAGTGAATTCAGGAAAGAATACAGGATCGCATGGAGGATCAAATGCAAACGCTAAAATAGGAGTAGCTACAGCAGTAGGAGCAGGAGTGAATTCAGGAAAGAATACAGGATCGCATGGAGGATCAAATGCAAACGCTAAAATAGGAGTAGCTACAGCAGTAGGAGCAGGAGTGAATTCAGGAAAGAATACAGGATCGCATGGAGGATCAAATGCAAACGCTAAAATAGGAGTAGCTACAGCAGTAGGAGCAGGAGTGAATTCAGGAAAGAATACAGGAGGGCATGGAGGATCAAATGTAAACGCTAAAATAGGAATAGGTGCAGCAGGAGGAGTAAATGCGAGAGGAGACTCAAAAGCTGGTCTAGGAATATATGCAGGAGTACATGGAGGATCACATGCAAGAGCTGATTTAGGAATAAAGGGAGGAATAAATGCAGCAGGACATGGACGATCAGGTTCAAACACTGGTGCAAATGTAAATGCAGGAATAAATGtgagaacgaaagaaggatCAAGTGCAAAAGCTAGTATAGGAATAAATGCAGGAGTAAATGTGGGAGCGCATGGAAGATCAAATGCAGGAGCTAAAATAGGAATAAACACAAGAGTACATGCGGGAGATAATAGAGGATCAAAAGCAGGAGCAAATCTAGGAATAAGTGCAGGTCTACATACAAGATGGAACCTTCCCTCTCAAGAACATAACCAACACAAAAACCATCATGAATCTCATTTATCTTACATTCCCAGTTTCCATAATCTACCCAAATTACCACATATACCATTACCACATATACCATTGCCACATATACCATTACCTCATATACCATTTCCACCTTTCCACTTTTGGTCCACTAgcactacttctactactactgaAAAACCATGTGAATCTGAGTCTACTAGCTCTTCTACTTCTAAACATCCAATTGAAACATCGAGTAGCTCTGCATCGCCTAGTTCTTCCAGTCCCAAACAACCAAGCGTAGCACCAAGCAGCTCAGCCTCGCCTAGTTCCTTCAACTCTGAACAACCCAGTGAAGCACCTAGTAGTTCGGTCTCACCAAGTTCTGAATCTACCCCTTGTGAAGAACCAAGCAAAGCACCCAGCAGCTCTGCCTCACCAAGTTCTTCAAGTTCTGAACAACCTAGTGAAGCACCTAGCAGCTCTGCCTCGCCTAGTTCTTCCAGTTCTGAACAACCAAGCGCAGCACCCAGCAGCTCTGCCTCACCAAGTTCTTCAAGTTCTGAACAACCTAGTGAAGCACCTAGCAGCTCTGCCTCGCCTAGTTCTTCCAGTTCTGAACAACCAAGCGCAGCACCCAGCAGCTCTGCCTCACCAAGTCCTTCCAGTTCTGAACGACCTAGTGAAGAACCCAGCAGTTCTGCCTCACCTAGTTCTTCCAGTTCTGAAAAACCCAGTGAAGCACCCAGCAGCCCTGCCTCGCCTAGTTCTTCCAGTTCTGAACAACCAAGTGAAGCATCTAGTAGTTCGGCCTCACCAAATTCGGAATCTACTCCTTGTGAAGAACCAAGCGAAGCACCCAGCAGCTCTGCCTCGCCTAGTTCTACCAGTTCTGAACAACCTAGTGAAGCATCCAGCAGCTCTGCCTCGCCTAGTTCTTCCAGTTCTGAACAGCCCAGTGAAGCACCCAGCAGCTCTGCCTCGCCTAGTTCTTCCAGTTCTGAACAACCCAGTGAAGCACCCAGCAGCTCTGCCTCGC CTAGTTCTTCCAGTTCTGAACAACCCAGTGAAGCACCCAGCAGTTCTGCCTCACCCAGTCCTTCCAGTTCAGAGCAACCAAGCGAAGCACCAAGCAGCTCTGCCTCGCCTAGTTCTTCCAGTTCTGAACAACCCAGTGAAGCACCAAGCAGCTCTGCCTCACCAAGCTCTTCTAGTTCTGAACAACCAAGCGAAGCACCCAGCAGTTCTGCCTCACCAAGTCCTTCCAGTTCAGAACAACCAAGCGAAGCACCAAGCAGCTCTGCCTCGCCTAGTTCTTCCAGTTCTGAACAACCAAGTGAAGCACCTAGTAGTTCGGCCGCACCAAATTCGGAATCTACTCCTTGTGAAGAACCAAGCGAAGCACCTAGCAGCTCTGCCTCGCCCAGTTCTACTAGTTCTGAACAACCCAGTGAAGCACCCAGCAGCTCTGCCTCGCCTAGTTCTTCCAGTTCTGAACAGCCCAGTGAAGCACCCAGCAGCTCTGCCTCGCCAAGCTCTTCCAGTTCTGAACAACCAAGCGAAGCACCCAGCAGTTCTGCCTCACCAAGTCCTTCCAGTTCAGAACAACCAAGCGAAGCACCAAGCAGCTCTGCCTCGCCTAGTTCTTCCAGTTCTGAACAACCAAGTGAAGCACCTAGTAGTTCGGCCGCACCAAATTCGGAATCTACTCCTTGTGAAGAACCAAGCGAAGCACCTAGCAGCTCTGCCTCGCCCAGTTCTACTAGTTCTGAACAACCCAGTGAAGCACCCAGCAGCTCTGCCTCGCCTAGTTCTTCCAGTTCTGAACAGCCCAGTGAAGCACCCAGCAGCTCTGCCTCGCCAAGTTCTTCCAGTTCTGAACAACCCAGTGAAGCACCCAGCAGCTCTGCCTCGCCAAGTTCTTCCAGTTCTGAACAACCCAGTGAAGCACCCAGCAGCTCGGCCTCGCCTAGTTCTTCCAGTTCTGAACAACCCAGTGAAGCACCCAGCAGCTCTGCCTCACCAAGCTCTTCCAGTTCTGAACAACCAAGCGAAGCACCCAGCAGTTCTGCCTCACCGAGTCCTTCCAGTTCAGAACAACCAAGCGAAGCACCAAGCAGCTCTGCCTCGCCTAGTTCTTCCAGTTCTGAACAACCAAGTGAAGCACCTAGTAGTTCGGCCGCACCAAATTCGGAATCCACTCCTTGTGAAGAACCAAGCGAAGCACCTAGCAGCTCTGCCTCGCCTAGTTCTACTAGTTCTGAACAACTCAGTGAAGCACCCAGCAGCTCTGCCTCGCCCAGTTCTTCCAGTTCTGAACAACCCAGTGAAGCACCCAGCAGCTCTGCCTCACCAAGCTCTTCCAGTTCTGAACAACCAAGCGAAGCACCCAGCAGTTCTGCCTCACCAAGCTCTTCCAGTTCTGAACAACCCAGTGAAGCACCCAGCAGCTCTGCCTCGCCAAGTTCTTCCAGTTCTGAACAACCCAGTGAAGCACCCAGCAGCTCGGCCTCGCCTAGTTCTTCCAGTTCTGAACAACCCAGTGAAGCACCCAGCAGTTCTGCCTCACCAAGTCCTTCCAGTTCAGAACAACCAAGCGAAGCACCAAGCAGCTCTGCCTCACCTAGTACTTCCAGTTTTGAACAACCCAGTGAAGCACCCAGCAGCTCTGCCTCGCCTAGTTCTTCGAGTCCTGAACAACCCAGTGAAGCACCTAGTAGCTCTGCCTCGCCAATTTCTGAATCTACTCCTTGTGAAGAATCAAGCAAAGCACCCAGCAGTTCTGCTTCACCAAGTACTTCCAGTTCTGAACAACCAAGTGAAGCACCCAGCAGCTCTACTTCACCTAGTCCTTCCAGTTCTGAACAACCTAGTGAAGAACCCAGCAGCTCTACCTCGCCTAGTTCTTCCAGTTCTGAACAACCGAGCGTAACACCTAGTAGTTCGGCCTCACCAAGTTCTGAATCTACCCCTTGTGAAGATCCGAGCGAAGCACCCAGCAGCTCGGCTTCACCAAGTTCTTCCAGTTCTGAACAACCCAGTGAAGCACCAAGCAGCTCTGCCTCACCTAATTCTTCCAGTTCTGAACAACCCAGTGAAGCACCAAGCAGCTCTGCCTCACCTAGTTCTTCCAGTTCTGAACAACCCAGTGAAGCACCCAGCAGCTCTGCCTCGCCAAGTTCTTCTAGTTCTGAACAACCGAGCGTAGCACCTAGTAGTTCTGCCTCACCAAGTTCTTCCAGTTCTGAACAACCAAGTGAAGCACCCAGCAGCTCTGCCTCACCAAGTTCTGAATCTACCCCTTGTGAAGAACCAAGCGAAGCTCCCAGTAGCTCGGCCTCACCAAGTTCCTCCAGTTCTGAACAACCAAGTGAAGCACCCAGCAGCTCTGCCTCTC CAAGTTCTTCCAGTTCCGATCAACCAAGCGAAGCTCCCAGTAGCTCTGCCTCACCAAGTTCTTCTAGTTCTGAACAACCTAGTGAAGCACCCAGCAGCTCTGCCTCACCAAGTTCTGAATCTACCCCTTGTGAAGAACCAAGCGAAGCACCCAGCAGCTCTGCCTCGCCTAGTTCTTCCAGTTCTGAACAGCCCAGTGAAGCACCCAGCAGCTCTGCCTCGCCAAGTTCTTCCAGTTCTGAACAACCCAGTGAAGCACCCAGCAGCTCGGCCTCGCCTAGTTCTTCCAGTTCTGAACAACCCAGTGAAGCACCCAGCAGCTCTGCCTCACCAAGCTCTTCCAGTTCTGAACAACCAAGCGAAGCACCCAGCAGTTCTGCCTCACCAAGTCCTTCCAGTTCTGAACAACCAAGCGAAGCACCCAGCAGCTCTGCCTCACCTAGTTCTTCCAGTTCTGAACAACCAAGTGAAGCACCCAGCAGCTCTGCCTCACCAAGTTCTTCCAGTTCCGATCAACCAAGCGAAGCTCCCAGTAGCTCTGCCTCACCAAGTTCTTCCAGTTCTGAACAACCAAGTGAAGCACCCAGCAGCTCTACCTCACCAAGTTCTGAATCTACCCCTTGTGAAGAACCAAGCGAAGCACCCAGCAGCTCTGCCTCGCCTAGTTCTTCCAGTTCTGAGCAGCCCAGTGAAGCACCCAGCAGCTCTGCCTCGCCAAGTTCTTCCAGTTCTGAACAACCCAGTGAAGCACCCAGCAGCTCGGCCTCGCCTAGTTCTTCCAGTTCCGATCAACCAAGCGAAGCTCCCAGTAGCTCTGCCTCACCAAGTTCTTCCAGTTCTGAACAACCAAGTGAAGCACCCAGCAGCTCTGCCTCACCAAGTTCTGAATCTACCCCTTGTGAAGAACCAAGCGAAGCACCCAGCAGCTCTGCCTCGCCTAGTTCTTCCAGTTCTGAACAACCCAGTGAAGCACCCAGCAGCTCTGCCTCGCCTAGTTCTTCCAGTTCTGAACAACCCAGTGAAGCACCCAGCAGCTCTGCCTCACCAAGCTCTTCCAGTTCTGAACAACCAAGCGAAGCACCCAGCAGTTCTGTCTCACCAAGCTCTTCCAGTTCTGAACAACCAAGCGAAGCACCCAGCAGTTCTGCCTCACCAAGTCCTTCCAGTTCTGAACAACCAAGCGAAGCACCCAGCAGCTCTGCCTCAC CAAGCTCTTCCAGTTCTGAACAACCAAGCGAAGCACCCAGCAGTTCTGCCTCACCAAGTCCTTCCAGTTCTGAACAACCAAGCGAAGCACCCAGCAGTTCTGCCTCACCAAGCTCTTCCAGTTCTGAACAACCAAGCGAAGCACCCAGCAGTTCTGCCTCACCAAGTCCTTCCAGTTCTGAACAACCAAGCGAAGCACCCAGCAGTTCTGCCTCGCCTAGTTCTTCCAGTTCTGAACAACCCAGTGAAGCACCCAGCAGCTCTGCCTCACCAAGCTCTTCCAGTTCTGAACAACCAAGCGAAGCACCCAGCAGTTCTGCCTCACCAAGCTCTTCCAGTTCTGAGCAACCAAGCGAAGCACCAAGCAGCTCGGCCTCGCCTAGTTCCTCCAGTTCTGAACAACCAACTGAAGCACCCAGCAGCTCTGCCTCGCCTAGTTCTTCCAGTTCTGAACAACCAAGTGAAGCTCCCAGTAGCTCTGCCGCGCCTAGTTCTTCCAGTTCTGAACAACCAAGTGAAGCTCCCAGTAGCTCTGCCTCACCAAGTTCTTCCAGTTCTGAACAACCAAGTGAAGCACCCAGCAGCTCTGCCTCACCAAGTTCTGAATCTACCCCTTGTGAAGAACCAAGCGAAGCAC CCAGCAGCTCTGCCTCACCAAGTTCTGAATCTACCCCTTGTGAAGAACCAAGCGAAGCACCCAGCAGCTCGGCCTCGCCTAGTTCTTCCAGTTCTGAACAACCAAGCGAAGCACCCAGCAGCTCTGCCTCACCTAGTTCTTCCAGTTCTGAGCAACCAAGCGAAGCTCCCAGCAGCTCTGCCTCACCAACTTCTTCCAGTTCTGAACAACCTAGTGTAGGACCTAGTAGTTCGCCCTCACCAAGTTCTGACTCTACTCCTTGTGATGAATCAAGCGAAGGACCAAGCAGTTCTGGCTCCCCTAGTTCTTCCAGTTCTCCCCAACCGAGCGGAGCACCAAGTAGTTCTGCCTCACCAAGTACTGATTCCACCCCTTGGACCCCATCGACTGGTGTACCTTACCACTTTACGAATCCTGCCGGTCGACATTGCATTTgctattga